The following are encoded in a window of Phaseolus vulgaris cultivar G19833 chromosome 3, P. vulgaris v2.0, whole genome shotgun sequence genomic DNA:
- the LOC137806012 gene encoding pentatricopeptide repeat-containing protein At1g66345, mitochondrial produces MAFNLFFLSRFRRIHTQTASFSKPKLDDDVVAALCNSFRERRHWDSITRQFRSLHLNDASVQHLLLQFNSPSDAKPALGFFHWAASRPNSTFQPTTRSYTITINLLLRANLLTHARALLRSLTKTNTHSHAVPALVDSLLDVVVSPSSALAVNLLIQAYAKARLTDIAFHVCRYAEERGVSATVVSFNALLHAAQRSEKCFLVWEVYEFMIRRRIYPNSTSLRIMVDALCKEGELQEIVDTLDRIMRKSTFRSPSMIVNCSLMMRILERGRVAESECDVVVLLKRLLQKSLLHETVVWSLVLHTKVVLGDLDSAWGVYREMVGRGFESNAFVYTSFVGAFCRDGRVEEAIGLVREMEGKGLRPYGETFEHVVVAADSEESVRVFDEMVRVGFVPSCVVFNKVVERLCEKGEVQKANGMLSVLMDKGFLPDDVTYSLLMQGYAGKEEVQEVLKLYYEMEYKRMSPGLSVFVTVVRCLCHCGKVEDAERYLRVMRERLVAVDVSVYEELIDGYIKKGNTARALYLREEMASLEL; encoded by the coding sequence ATGGCTTTCAACCTCTTCTTCCTCTCCAGATTCCGTCGTATACACACGCAGACGGCGTCGTTTTCAAAGCCGAAGCTCGACGACGACGTCGTTGCGGCACTGTGTAATTCCTTCAGAGAGCGACGCCACTGGGACTCCATAACTCGCCAGTTCCGTTCCCTCCACTTAAACGACGCGTCGGTTCAACACCTTCTTCTGCAATTCAATTCCCCCTCCGACGCAAAACCAGCATTGGGCTTCTTCCATTGGGCCGCGTCTCGGCCCAACTCCACCTTCCAGCCCACCACTCGCTCCTACACAATCACCATCAACCTCTTATTAAGAGCCAACTTACTCACCCACGCGCGCGCTCTTCTTCGCTCTCTCACCAAAACCAACACTCACTCACATGCAGTTCCCGCACTCGTCGATTCTCTTCTCGACGTCGTCGTTTCACCCTCTAGCGCCCTCGCCGTCAACCTTCTCATCCAAGCCTACGCCAAAGCCAGGCTAACGGACATCGCGTTTCACGTTTGCCGTTACGCGGAGGAGCGCGGAGTCTCCGCCACCGTCGTCAGTTTCAACGCCCTGCTTCACGCGGCTCAGAGGTCTGAGAAATGTTTTCTCGTTTGGGAGGTTTACGAGTTCATGATCCGGAGAAGGATTTACCCTAATTCGACGAGTTTGCGGATTATGGTTGATGCGTTGTGCAAGGAAGGTGAGTTGCAGGAGATTGTCGATACGCTGGATCGAATTATGCGGAAGAGTACTTTCCGTTCTCCTTCTATGATCGTGAATTGTAGTTTGATGATGAGGATTTTGGAGAGGGGACGCGTGGCGGAATCGGAGTGTGATGTCGTGGTTTTGTTGAAGAGGCTGTTGCAGAAGAGTTTGCTTCACGAGACCGTTGTGTGGTCTCTTGTGTTGCATACGAAGGTCGTGTTGGGGGATTTGGATTCCGCGTGGGGGGTGTATAGGGAGATGGTGGGGAGAGGGTTTGAGTCGAACGCGTTTGTTTACACGTCGTTTGTTGGAGCGTTTTGCAGAGATGGGAGAGTCGAGGAGGCTATTGGTTTGGTGCGTGAAATGGAGGGGAAGGGGCTGAGGCCGTACGGTGAGACGTTTGAGCACGTTGTTGTTGCGGCGGATTCGGAAGAGAGTGTGCGGGTTTTTGATGAGATGGTGAGGGTTGGGTTTGTGCCTAGTTGTGTGGTGTTTAATAAGGTGGTGGAGAGGCTGTGTGAAAAGGGTGAAGTGCAGAAAGCGAATGGAATGTTGAGTGTGTTGATGGATAAAGGGTTTTTGCCGGATGATGTTACTTATTCTCTTTTGATGCAGGGTTATGCAGGAAAGGAGGAGGTTCAGGAGGTTTTGAAGTTGTATTATGAAATGGAGTACAAACGTATGAGTCCTGGGTTGTCAGTTTTCGTGACGGTTGTTCGGTGTTTGTGTCACTGTGGAAAGGTTGAAGATGCAGAGAGGTATTTGAGGGTGATGAGAGAACGGTTGGTGGCTGTGGATGTGAGTGTGTATGAGGAGTTGATTGATGGCTACATCAAAAAGGGGAATACTGCGAGGGCTCTTTACCTTCGCGAGGAAATGGCTTCTTTGGAGTTGTAA